A segment of the Siphonobacter curvatus genome:
GGAGATGAACCCCAAGTATGTGAAGCTCTTGCTCGACGTAGCTCACTATCACCAGGGCGGTGGCGATCCGGCCAAGGCCATCCATCAGTACAAAGACCGAATTCACGCCCTGCATTTAAAAGACGTTCGCAGTCCCCTACCCGACAACACGAATCCCAAATCATACAAGTTTGTCGAGCTTGGCCAGGGCAACGTCAACTTACCTGCCGTATTCAAAGCCCTCGACGACATTAAGTTTAAGGGTTGGGGAATTATCGAACTCGATGGCGTACCCGACACCGGCAAAACGGCTCTGTCGTGTGCGGAAACCAGCAAGAAATTTCTTCTCGATCAGAAAATCTTGATGAGCTGATTCGGGCCGTACGACACGTTTCGAAGGAATCCTTTCGCTTTTACAGGGTAATGCTTAAAAAAGAGGTCTTTTACTGGAAGCTCTTCGTAAACTGGATACACGAAAAGTATTTCTGCCTTACTAATCATTAAACAAGTCTGTATGAAACGATTACCTTTACTACTGGTCGTCTGGTCTTTTGCCGGGCTTACCAGTGCCACACCACCGCAAGGGAAAGGCTCCTGGAAGAGTCTTTTCGACGGTAAAAGCCTGAAGGGCTGGAAAGTGGCCGAAGGCTCTGCTTCCGGAAAAGCCCGGTATGAAATTAAAAACGGTGAGATTATCGGCATTTCACAAACCAATACCGCTAATACCTTCTTACTCACCGAGCAACAATACGGAGATTTTATTTTTGAGTGCGACGTTAAGGTAGACAACTCCCTGAATTCCGGTATTCAGTTCCGCAGCCTGCAACGCGAAAACGATGGTCGCGTATACGGCTATCAGATGGAGATTGACCCCTCGGATCGTAGCTGGAGTGGCGGTATTTATGATGAAGCCCGTCGGGGCTGGCTGGCCATGCCCACGAATTACGAGGCGGGAAAAAAGGCCTTTAAACGGGGCGAATGGAATAAGTACCGTATTGAAGCGATTGGCAATTCATTACGCACGTTCGTTAATGGCATTCCCGTTTCAAACGTCGTCGATGACCAAACGCTGAAAGGGTACATTGCTCTACAGGTACACAGCATTGGCAAAGACGCCAGTAAGGAAGGGAAAACCATCCAGTGGAAAAATATTCGTATTCAAACCGAAAACCTTCAACCTTCTCCCGTCGATCAGGCTCCGGTCGTGAATCTGGTTCCTAATACACTGACGGAACAGGAAAAAGCTCAGGGCTTCAAACTGCTTTTTGACGGAAAAACGAGTACGGGCTGGCGAGGTGCTTATAAAACCGCCTTCCCCGAAAAGGGCTGGACGATTAAAGATGGCGTACTGAGCGTAGATAAAGGCGATGGAGCTGAAAGTACCAACGGAGGCGACATCGTGACCAATGATTCCTACGGAGCTTTTGAACTGACCTTCCAATTTAAACTTACGGAAGGAGCTAACTCGGGTATGAAGTACTTCGTGAAAGAATGGTTACCCTATACGCACGAATTCAAGCCCGGCCAAGCGATGACTGTACCCGATGGTTACGTAAAGAAAGGATCCGCCATTGGCCTGGAATTCCAGGTACTGGATGATGCCCGCCACCCCGACGCTAAACTCGGAGCGGCTGGCAATCGTACTATTGGTTCTTTGTATGACTTGATTCCGGCGGATAAAACGGGAGCGAACAAAGCAGCCGTGAAGCCGATTGGTGAATGGAATGAAGGCCGGGTCATTGTGTATCCCAACAATCACGTTGAACACTGGCTCAATGGCTTTAAATTAGTGGAGTATGATCGAGGTTCTCCCTTATTCAAGGCTTTGGTGGAACGCTCAAAATACGCTTCTTACAAAGGTTTTGGCATGGCTGAAAAAGGTCCCATCCTCATTCAGGATCACGGCGATGTCGTTAGTTTCCGCAGTATAAAAATTCGTGAACTTAAGTAGTAGTGAGGTTTTGAGTTTAGGGTTTAGCGTTTGGGGAATAACGCTAAACCCTAAACTCAAAACACTGACCGTAAACTCTAAACCGCAGCGGCGGACCGCTGAATTCTAACTCATGGAAAACCGTAGGGATTTTCTTCGTAAACTTTCGCTGGCAACAGCCGGATCGATGCTGAGCGTAAATGCCATGTCGGCAGCCAGCTACCGCAAAATTGTGGGTGCGAATGACCGCGTACGTGTGGCCTGCGTGGGTTACTCTGACCGTTTCCGGGCTTCCCACGTACCTCCCTTCAAGGCTTTGGCTAAGGAAATGAACTTCGAAATGGTGGCCGTATCCGACATCTGGAAACGCCGTCGCGAAGAAGGTAAAGCATTTCTGGAGAAGCAATTAGGTGGTACCATTAAAGATTACCGCAATAATGATGAGCTCTACGATTCCAAATCGGTAGACGCCGTTTTCATCAGCACAGCCGATTTCCAGCACGCCATTCATACGATCGACGCGGTAAAAGCCGGTTGCGATACCTACACGGAAAAGCCCCTGGCCGAAACCATGGAAGACGCCCGTGCGGTACTGAAAGCGGTCAAACAATCCGGAAAGATCGTTCAGATTGGCTCGCAACGCCGCAGTGGTGCCAACTACCACGCCGCCGAAGAATTCATTAAATCGGGCAAGTTCGGTC
Coding sequences within it:
- a CDS encoding 3-keto-disaccharide hydrolase; the protein is MKRLPLLLVVWSFAGLTSATPPQGKGSWKSLFDGKSLKGWKVAEGSASGKARYEIKNGEIIGISQTNTANTFLLTEQQYGDFIFECDVKVDNSLNSGIQFRSLQRENDGRVYGYQMEIDPSDRSWSGGIYDEARRGWLAMPTNYEAGKKAFKRGEWNKYRIEAIGNSLRTFVNGIPVSNVVDDQTLKGYIALQVHSIGKDASKEGKTIQWKNIRIQTENLQPSPVDQAPVVNLVPNTLTEQEKAQGFKLLFDGKTSTGWRGAYKTAFPEKGWTIKDGVLSVDKGDGAESTNGGDIVTNDSYGAFELTFQFKLTEGANSGMKYFVKEWLPYTHEFKPGQAMTVPDGYVKKGSAIGLEFQVLDDARHPDAKLGAAGNRTIGSLYDLIPADKTGANKAAVKPIGEWNEGRVIVYPNNHVEHWLNGFKLVEYDRGSPLFKALVERSKYASYKGFGMAEKGPILIQDHGDVVSFRSIKIRELK